A region of the Mycobacterium sp. NBC_00419 genome:
GCCGCCTCGATCGGCAGCGGAACCCGATCGAGCTTGGCTACTTCGCGGTGTTTGGTCGAACTCATTCTTCCCAGTGTGCCAAACCGGCGCCTATTACCACCAATTTCCCGGTGGCGCAGCGACGGCGGTCACAATGATGTGTTTGCTGGCGGTCGTTTCACCGGTTCGGCGTCCACGGTGTCAACCATGGTTGCGGTTCCCGCTGCTCGGCCGCCGCGACGAGTTCGTACATGGTTGCGCCGTCGATGCTTTCGCGGATGATGTCGGCGTGGCCGGCATGACGGGCCAGCTCACTGATGATGTGCAGGAACACCCAGCGCACAGACCACGCCTCGACGTCGTGCGGGAACCACGGTGCGTCACGCGGTACCGGGACCGCCGCGTCGAGGTCCGCGGACTCGACCAGGCTCAGGGTTTCGGCGTTCTGGCGACCGTAGGCCGCCAGGACCTGCGCCAGCGATTCGTCGTCGCGCATCACGTATTGCTCCTCGTATTCCCTGGCGCGTTCCTCGAACGGTCGGGTGTCGGCCGGCGGTTCGCCGGGGGCGGCCGCAACGCGTTGCATCCAGCTGTTCTGGACCCCGGTGGCGTGGTTGATCAGCCCGCCGATCGACAGTGCACTGGCGGTCGGAGTCTGACGTGCCTGATCGTCGGTCAGGCCGTAGGCGACGGCGACGAAGGCGCTCTGCTGGTAGGCGAGAAACTCGCGCAGGGCGTGGCGTTCGTCGTGGACGGGTGGGGCGAGGGCGGGCATATGGAATCCTTTCAGGAGTGGATGTACAGGTCTCGTAGACAAGCGATTTCGGCACCGTGGTGGATGACCTCGCGGTTGATGTGCAGAACC
Encoded here:
- a CDS encoding DinB family protein; translation: MPALAPPVHDERHALREFLAYQQSAFVAVAYGLTDDQARQTPTASALSIGGLINHATGVQNSWMQRVAAAPGEPPADTRPFEERAREYEEQYVMRDDESLAQVLAAYGRQNAETLSLVESADLDAAVPVPRDAPWFPHDVEAWSVRWVFLHIISELARHAGHADIIRESIDGATMYELVAAAEQREPQPWLTPWTPNR